The Virgibacillus phasianinus genome includes a window with the following:
- a CDS encoding Uma2 family endonuclease: MTLPEEKKVSLSEFYHLREKTDKQMEYIGGVVFMAPSPSIAHQRISGRLHAQLFNLLEDKDCEVFHAPLDVEFSEGDGEEKKIVIPDLTVICDREGLENNKYSGAPTIIIEIISPSNQSHDLVTKLNLYMQYGVKEYWIVNPLLNTVQVYSLNDEGNYQQSDIAKNVGTVQSKVLAAFVVEVEKLFR, from the coding sequence GTGACTTTGCCAGAAGAAAAGAAAGTAAGTCTAAGTGAATTTTATCATCTAAGAGAAAAAACGGATAAACAAATGGAGTATATAGGAGGGGTGGTTTTTATGGCCCCTTCCCCTTCAATTGCGCATCAGCGAATTTCTGGGCGATTACATGCACAATTGTTCAACCTGTTAGAAGACAAAGATTGTGAAGTCTTTCATGCACCATTAGACGTAGAATTTAGTGAAGGTGATGGTGAGGAGAAGAAAATTGTTATTCCTGATCTGACAGTTATTTGTGACAGGGAAGGTCTAGAGAATAATAAGTATAGTGGTGCTCCCACCATCATTATTGAAATAATTAGCCCATCTAATCAGTCACATGATTTAGTGACAAAGTTGAATTTATATATGCAATATGGCGTGAAGGAGTACTGGATTGTTAACCCGTTATTAAACACGGTCCAAGTCTATTCTCTGAATGATGAAGGAAACTATCAGCAATCGGATATAGCTAAGAATGTAGGCACAGTTCAATCCAAGGTATTAGCAGCGTTCGTTGTAGAAGTTGAGAAACTCTTTAGATAG
- the rlmD gene encoding 23S rRNA (uracil(1939)-C(5))-methyltransferase RlmD: MPKQSAPVKKNETITLTFEDLTHEGNGVGKINGYPLFVPNALPGEEATVKVVKANKNFGFGKLLELKTKSEERVEPVCHVHCNGCGLQHMSYQLQLWMKMNQVKNSMKKVAHLEHVPVHPIIGMEHPLHYRNKVQIPVGEKDGKLITGFYQKRSHRIIENTETCTTHNEVINDVVKTVRETANRLGIRAYNEQNHRGVLRHIMVRTGEETKDIMVVIVTRTDKLPHKDELIKELTETYPNMKSIIHNVNAKRTNVILGEKTTVVWGDEYIHDKIGDITFAISAKSFYQVNPSQTKTLYEKALEYADISNNDVAIDAYCGIGTISLFLAQKAKKVYGVEIVPEAISDAKKNARLNGITNADFFVGEAEKVMPWWTSQGLEPDVIVVDPPRKGCDEALLKAMIEMKPKRIVYVSCNPSTLSRDLRILEDGGYETREVQPVDMFPQTGHVECVCWLERKASS; this comes from the coding sequence ATGCCAAAACAATCAGCACCAGTAAAGAAGAACGAAACGATCACCTTAACATTTGAAGATCTAACACATGAAGGAAATGGTGTAGGTAAAATAAATGGCTATCCGCTATTTGTCCCAAACGCATTGCCGGGTGAAGAAGCAACGGTAAAAGTGGTAAAGGCTAATAAAAACTTTGGGTTCGGTAAGTTGCTTGAACTGAAAACAAAAAGCGAAGAACGGGTTGAACCTGTGTGTCATGTCCATTGTAACGGATGCGGTCTTCAACATATGAGCTACCAACTGCAGCTATGGATGAAAATGAACCAAGTTAAAAATTCCATGAAAAAGGTAGCGCATCTGGAGCATGTACCAGTACATCCGATCATTGGAATGGAACACCCATTGCATTACCGGAATAAAGTGCAGATCCCAGTTGGTGAGAAAGACGGAAAACTGATAACTGGATTTTATCAAAAACGCAGTCACCGCATTATCGAAAATACCGAAACATGTACCACACACAATGAAGTCATTAACGATGTCGTAAAGACGGTTCGAGAAACTGCCAATCGCCTTGGCATAAGAGCATATAATGAGCAGAACCATCGTGGTGTCTTGCGCCATATTATGGTGCGGACGGGTGAAGAAACAAAAGACATCATGGTCGTGATCGTAACACGCACAGACAAATTGCCGCACAAGGATGAGTTGATTAAAGAATTGACGGAAACGTATCCGAACATGAAATCAATTATTCATAATGTAAATGCGAAGCGGACGAACGTTATCCTAGGTGAAAAGACAACAGTGGTTTGGGGGGACGAGTACATTCACGACAAGATCGGCGATATTACTTTTGCCATTTCAGCTAAATCCTTTTACCAGGTGAATCCATCCCAAACAAAAACGCTGTATGAAAAAGCATTGGAGTATGCGGACATCAGCAACAATGATGTCGCCATTGACGCATATTGCGGAATCGGGACAATCTCATTATTCCTGGCACAAAAAGCGAAGAAGGTGTACGGTGTAGAAATTGTTCCGGAAGCAATTAGTGACGCAAAGAAAAATGCCAGGCTAAACGGAATTACCAATGCAGATTTTTTTGTAGGGGAAGCGGAAAAAGTAATGCCATGGTGGACGTCACAGGGGCTGGAACCAGACGTGATAGTGGTAGATCCGCCACGTAAAGGCTGTGACGAAGCATTGTTGAAGGCGATGATTGAAATGAAGCCGAAGCGGATCGTCTATGTATCTTGTAATCCGTCCACGCTGTCCCGTGATCTTCGGATATTAGAAGATGGGGGATATGAGACAAGGGAAGTACAGCCTGTTGATATGTTCCCGCAGACTGGGCATGTGGAGTGTGTTTGTTGGCTGGAAAGAAAAGCGTCTAGTTAA
- a CDS encoding helix-turn-helix domain-containing protein: METGPFIKLQRIKQGMTQEELAEGIVSMSYLSKIENQKTEPSSEVISLLCTRLGVQRDDDKEVSIKEKCQEWYDLLFETNDKQVITEKYEELESLLSNIHSDNLILFEIHRIRYYLVLSKFDLALEQINKLNEISNTFDSLHQFYWYKFKGNYNSSNGEFNQAMRMYKLSEEKLNQISIDEEYEADLQYTIAVTHSKLRNTLESIEYAKRALDTFQIKYNFFRCAQCHILLGISHRRISVYDKAIKNYNLALHLAKLSKNKQLIQLTNQNLGVLYSTKGEAKEAIKFFTAIVDDEEVYIGERLAAISSLVAEYYNLYNIDEAKEKIEQGYKLIEQFKNFEDCRVYYYIIKSYDYEITNQHEKFENILIQEFIPYLKKHKDYANLVIYARMLGKHYEKLHIYKEATKYYKLANFAYDQITIL; this comes from the coding sequence ATGGAGACGGGACCCTTTATTAAATTACAACGGATTAAGCAAGGAATGACACAAGAGGAATTAGCCGAGGGTATTGTTTCCATGTCATACTTGTCCAAAATTGAAAACCAGAAAACGGAACCAAGTTCAGAGGTGATTAGTCTATTATGCACACGGCTTGGTGTACAGCGGGATGATGATAAAGAGGTTAGCATTAAAGAGAAGTGCCAGGAATGGTATGATCTGTTATTTGAAACAAATGATAAACAGGTGATTACCGAAAAGTACGAGGAATTAGAGAGCTTGCTTAGTAATATCCATTCAGACAACTTAATTTTATTTGAGATTCATAGAATTCGATATTATTTGGTGTTAAGTAAATTCGACCTGGCATTGGAACAAATTAATAAACTGAATGAAATCTCCAACACTTTTGATAGTTTACACCAGTTTTACTGGTATAAGTTTAAAGGGAATTATAATTCATCAAATGGAGAGTTCAATCAAGCAATGCGGATGTATAAGCTATCTGAAGAAAAACTGAATCAGATTTCAATCGACGAAGAATATGAAGCAGATCTCCAATATACGATAGCTGTGACACATAGTAAACTTCGAAATACGCTGGAATCCATCGAATATGCAAAAAGGGCCTTAGATACTTTCCAAATTAAGTATAACTTTTTCAGATGTGCCCAGTGCCATATATTATTGGGAATATCACATCGGCGAATCAGTGTTTATGACAAGGCAATAAAGAATTATAACCTAGCATTACATCTGGCAAAGCTGAGTAAAAATAAACAGTTAATACAATTAACAAATCAGAACCTTGGAGTGTTGTATTCCACTAAAGGTGAGGCAAAAGAAGCTATTAAGTTCTTTACCGCAATTGTGGATGATGAAGAAGTTTATATTGGGGAAAGGCTTGCAGCGATTTCTTCCCTAGTGGCGGAATATTATAACTTATATAATATTGATGAAGCAAAAGAAAAAATCGAACAAGGCTACAAATTGATTGAGCAGTTTAAGAACTTTGAAGATTGCAGAGTGTATTATTATATTATTAAATCTTATGATTATGAAATAACCAATCAACACGAGAAGTTTGAAAATATATTAATACAGGAATTTATTCCATATTTAAAGAAACATAAAGATTATGCAAACCTTGTCATATATGCCAGAATGCTTGGCAAACATTATGAGAAGTTACACATATACAAGGAAGCAACAAAGTATTATAAACTAGCTAATTTTGCTTATGATCAAATTACAATTTTGTAA
- a CDS encoding diacylglycerol kinase, giving the protein MKRARIIYNPTSGREAFKRELPAVLERFEIAGYETSTHATTCEGDAVTAARTAVERRYDLVVAAGGDGTINEVINGLAEQEFRPKLGIIPVGTTNDFARALCIPRDIKKAVDVILDGQSMSLDIGRVNDRYFMNIAGGGKLTELTYEVPSRLKTMLGQLAYYMKGIEMLPSLRATRVKIEYDGQVLDEDIMLFLVSNTNSVGGFEKLAPDARFDDGYFDLIILKKMNLAEFIRIASLASRGAHLDDKHVIYTQAKNIKVTPEDKMQLNIDGEFGGLLPGEFTNLNKHIEFFVTDKFVEKQKIANS; this is encoded by the coding sequence ATGAAACGGGCCCGTATTATTTATAATCCTACATCTGGCCGTGAGGCATTTAAAAGGGAATTACCAGCCGTTTTAGAACGGTTTGAAATAGCAGGATATGAAACATCCACCCATGCAACGACATGTGAAGGTGATGCAGTAACGGCTGCCAGGACAGCAGTTGAAAGGCGTTATGATCTCGTTGTCGCAGCTGGTGGAGATGGCACGATAAATGAAGTGATCAATGGTCTGGCTGAACAGGAATTTAGACCAAAGCTTGGAATTATTCCAGTTGGGACAACCAATGACTTTGCTCGTGCATTGTGTATCCCAAGAGATATAAAGAAGGCAGTCGATGTTATTTTAGATGGTCAATCGATGTCCCTTGATATTGGGCGTGTTAACGATCGCTATTTCATGAATATCGCCGGTGGAGGAAAACTTACCGAGTTGACGTATGAAGTGCCAAGCAGGTTAAAAACGATGCTTGGACAGCTTGCCTACTATATGAAAGGGATTGAAATGCTGCCATCACTAAGAGCAACCCGAGTGAAAATTGAGTATGATGGACAAGTTCTTGATGAAGACATCATGTTATTCTTGGTATCAAACACAAATTCTGTAGGCGGTTTTGAGAAGCTTGCACCGGATGCAAGATTTGATGATGGATACTTTGATTTAATTATCCTGAAGAAGATGAATCTCGCTGAATTTATCCGTATCGCTAGCCTAGCATCAAGAGGCGCCCATTTGGATGACAAGCATGTCATTTATACGCAAGCGAAAAACATCAAAGTAACACCAGAGGACAAAATGCAGCTGAATATCGATGGTGAATTTGGCGGATTATTGCCTGGTGAATTTACTAACCTAAATAAACACATTGAGTTTTTTGTAACAGATAAATTTGTGGAGAAACAAAAGATTGCTAATTCATAG
- the gatC gene encoding Asp-tRNA(Asn)/Glu-tRNA(Gln) amidotransferase subunit GatC encodes MADITKENVKHVAHLARLAITDEEAEKFTKQLSKIVDYAEMLNELDTDEIEPTTHVLDFKNVLRKDEPKQWITQEEALKNAPDKKDGHFRVPSVME; translated from the coding sequence TTGGCGGATATTACAAAGGAAAATGTTAAGCATGTTGCGCATTTGGCTAGGCTTGCGATTACCGATGAAGAAGCGGAGAAATTCACCAAGCAATTAAGCAAGATTGTTGATTATGCTGAAATGTTGAATGAACTGGATACAGATGAAATAGAGCCAACAACGCATGTATTGGACTTTAAAAACGTCCTGCGTAAGGATGAACCGAAGCAATGGATTACACAGGAAGAAGCACTGAAAAACGCACCCGATAAAAAAGACGGTCATTTTCGTGTGCCATCTGTCATGGAGTAA
- the gatB gene encoding Asp-tRNA(Asn)/Glu-tRNA(Gln) amidotransferase subunit GatB, translating into MNFETVIGLEVHVELKTASKIFSPSPNQFGAEPNTNVNPIDLGYPGVLPVLNEEAVNYAMKASMALNCEIATDTKFDRKNYFYPDNPKAYQISQFDKPIGENGWIEIEVNGKKKRIGITRLHMEEDAGKLTHGDDGYSLVDFNRQGTPLVEIVSEPDMSSPEEAYAYLEKLKNIIQYTGVSDCKMEEGSLRCDANISIRPIGQKEFGVKSELKNLNSFAFVQKGLEFEEKRQEKVLLAGGEILQETRRYDEKTKETILMRVKEGSDDYRYFPEPDLVHMHISDEWKERIREQIPELPDARKERFVKELELPEYDAAVITNSKEMADFLEETIAQGADTKQASNWLMGAVFEYMNKHQKDLHDLALTPQALGKMIRLIEDGTISSKIAKKVFAELVDKGGDPEQIVKDKGLVQISDEGQLREIITKILDDNEQSIIDFKNGKDRALGFLVGQVMKQTKGQANPPMVNKILLDEMNKR; encoded by the coding sequence ATGAACTTTGAAACAGTTATTGGACTTGAAGTACATGTTGAATTAAAAACGGCTTCGAAAATCTTTAGCCCGAGCCCTAACCAGTTCGGTGCGGAACCGAATACAAATGTGAACCCGATTGATCTGGGTTATCCGGGCGTTTTACCGGTCTTAAATGAAGAAGCAGTTAACTATGCAATGAAAGCTTCGATGGCACTTAATTGTGAAATAGCAACAGACACGAAGTTTGACCGTAAAAACTACTTCTATCCGGACAATCCAAAAGCCTACCAAATTTCCCAGTTCGATAAACCAATTGGTGAAAACGGCTGGATTGAAATTGAGGTAAATGGTAAGAAGAAACGGATTGGTATCACTCGTCTGCACATGGAAGAGGATGCAGGAAAGCTGACACATGGTGATGATGGATATTCGTTAGTCGACTTTAACCGTCAGGGAACGCCATTAGTCGAAATCGTTTCGGAACCTGATATGAGCTCACCGGAAGAAGCGTATGCGTATCTGGAAAAACTGAAAAACATTATTCAATATACAGGTGTTTCTGATTGTAAAATGGAAGAAGGATCACTAAGATGTGACGCCAATATTTCCATCCGTCCAATCGGACAAAAAGAGTTCGGTGTTAAATCGGAATTAAAAAACCTAAATTCTTTTGCATTCGTCCAAAAAGGATTGGAATTTGAAGAGAAGCGTCAGGAAAAAGTGCTGCTTGCTGGCGGAGAAATTTTACAGGAAACTCGTCGTTATGATGAAAAGACAAAAGAAACTATCCTTATGCGTGTAAAAGAAGGATCCGACGACTATCGTTATTTCCCTGAACCGGATTTGGTTCATATGCATATTAGTGATGAATGGAAGGAACGTATTCGTGAGCAAATCCCAGAATTACCTGATGCACGAAAAGAACGGTTTGTGAAGGAACTTGAATTGCCTGAATACGATGCGGCGGTTATCACGAATTCAAAAGAAATGGCCGACTTCCTTGAAGAAACAATCGCACAAGGTGCAGACACAAAGCAAGCGTCGAACTGGCTAATGGGTGCTGTATTTGAATACATGAATAAACATCAAAAGGATCTGCATGATTTAGCACTTACGCCACAAGCTCTTGGTAAAATGATTCGTTTGATTGAAGATGGAACCATTTCATCCAAAATCGCAAAAAAGGTATTTGCCGAGTTAGTTGATAAAGGTGGAGATCCGGAACAAATAGTTAAAGATAAAGGACTTGTTCAAATCTCGGATGAGGGTCAATTACGTGAGATTATCACGAAGATTTTAGACGATAATGAACAATCCATCATCGACTTTAAAAACGGCAAGGATCGCGCATTAGGCTTTTTAGTCGGACAAGTGATGAAACAAACCAAAGGACAGGCAAACCCACCGATGGTTAACAAAATCCTGCTTGACGAAATGAATAAACGGTAA
- a CDS encoding CamS family sex pheromone protein has translation MLKKIAIWLTGALLFMTSCSQNINDEEVVKKDNETANQEKSIVPSYQLSKENYKMILPYKPSAARGLIVSQVGNRLDIDEMEEGLRRHSKEYFDPSKYLFQAGQNLSKDTVLQWLGRDLTDKQLKQAVQEKLDSTESEESEDEIAEITKNIKEEASLALNPELPGAANEDGASESAYRENPRYLSHIVEQNYLKKNKDKSVKLVGMSIGLALKSEYRFQAVKDGPYLYEEISEEEMLKHGKQMAQTILERLRKMEGLEDIPIMFALYREEKEGSPIPGNYVAKAGVKGSDMSIGDWEAIKEDYILFPSDEAKEKHYDDSQLVANFANEVAKFFPNYVGVIGEGFYIDDEMKKLTLEIPIEFYGKGEVIGFSQYAYGLVKEMFPDHFDIEIKVTSSDKLESLIYRSAGVEDPTVHIFH, from the coding sequence ATGTTGAAGAAAATAGCGATTTGGTTGACTGGTGCACTTCTTTTCATGACAAGCTGTTCACAAAATATCAATGACGAAGAAGTTGTGAAAAAGGATAATGAAACCGCAAATCAGGAAAAATCCATTGTTCCAAGCTATCAACTTTCAAAAGAAAATTATAAAATGATTCTGCCATACAAGCCAAGTGCGGCTCGTGGGCTTATCGTCAGTCAAGTAGGAAACCGGTTAGATATTGATGAAATGGAAGAAGGCCTCAGGCGGCATTCCAAGGAGTACTTTGATCCAAGTAAGTATTTGTTCCAAGCTGGTCAAAACCTTTCTAAGGACACTGTGTTGCAATGGCTAGGCAGAGATTTAACAGACAAGCAATTGAAGCAGGCGGTACAGGAAAAACTGGATTCCACAGAAAGTGAAGAAAGCGAAGATGAAATTGCAGAAATAACGAAAAATATAAAGGAAGAAGCAAGTTTGGCGCTAAACCCTGAATTACCAGGTGCTGCAAATGAAGATGGTGCAAGCGAAAGTGCTTACCGGGAAAATCCTAGGTATCTTTCACACATCGTAGAACAGAACTATTTGAAAAAAAATAAGGATAAGTCCGTTAAGTTGGTTGGAATGTCAATAGGACTGGCATTGAAGTCAGAGTATCGTTTTCAGGCAGTAAAGGATGGCCCTTATTTGTATGAAGAAATCAGTGAGGAAGAAATGTTAAAACATGGTAAGCAAATGGCCCAGACAATTCTGGAGCGATTGCGGAAGATGGAAGGATTAGAAGATATACCAATCATGTTTGCCCTATACCGTGAAGAAAAGGAGGGGTCACCGATACCCGGAAATTATGTCGCCAAGGCAGGTGTGAAAGGTAGCGATATGTCAATTGGTGATTGGGAAGCTATTAAAGAAGATTATATCCTGTTCCCATCCGATGAAGCGAAAGAAAAACATTATGATGATTCCCAGCTGGTTGCTAACTTCGCCAACGAAGTAGCTAAGTTTTTCCCTAATTATGTTGGAGTAATTGGTGAAGGATTTTATATTGATGATGAAATGAAGAAGCTGACCCTAGAGATACCCATTGAGTTTTATGGGAAGGGTGAGGTTATTGGATTTTCTCAATATGCTTATGGCCTGGTAAAAGAGATGTTTCCTGATCACTTCGACATTGAGATCAAGGTGACTTCAAGTGATAAACTGGAAAGTCTAATCTATCGAAGTGCAGGCGTTGAAGATCCTACAGTGCATATTTTTCATTAG
- the pruA gene encoding L-glutamate gamma-semialdehyde dehydrogenase, with product MVVPYKHEPFTDFTVEANQKLMLEAIKQVEADLGGEYPLIIGGERITTDDKIVSVNPSKKDEVIGYVSKANQELAEKAMKVADSKFESWRKSDPKMRADILFRAAAIVRRRKFEFTAHLVKEGGKPWKEADADTAEAIDFMEYYGRQMLKINGGTEINSRPIEYNQFNYIPLGVGVVISPWNFLFAIMAGTTVAAMVTGNTVLLKPASATPVIAYKLMEVLEEAGMPAGVVNYIPGSGSEVGDYLVDHPRTRFVSFTGSRDVGTRIFERAAKVQKGQNWLKRTIIEMGGKDTIVVDSEADLELAAESIVQSAFGFSGQKCSACSRAIIHEDVYDQVSERVAQLTKELSAGDPSDNSHFMGPVIDQAAYDKITKYIGIGKEEGKLLVGGDGDDSKGWFVNPTVFADLDPEARIMQEEIFGPVVALAKAKDFDQAIEIANNTDYGLTGAVITNNRAHQEQAREDFHVGNLYFNRGCTAAIVGYQPFGGFKMSGTDSKAGGPDYLIQHMQGKTTSEMF from the coding sequence ATGGTAGTACCGTACAAACACGAACCTTTTACAGATTTCACAGTAGAAGCAAATCAGAAGTTAATGTTAGAGGCAATCAAACAGGTTGAAGCTGATCTTGGTGGGGAATACCCACTTATAATAGGCGGGGAACGTATTACAACTGATGACAAAATTGTTTCTGTTAACCCATCTAAAAAAGATGAGGTCATTGGGTATGTCTCAAAAGCAAACCAAGAATTGGCTGAAAAGGCAATGAAAGTTGCGGATAGCAAATTCGAATCATGGAGAAAGTCAGACCCAAAAATGCGCGCTGACATTTTATTCCGTGCTGCGGCAATTGTACGCCGCCGTAAATTTGAATTTACCGCACACCTTGTTAAAGAAGGCGGAAAACCATGGAAAGAAGCGGACGCTGATACTGCTGAAGCAATTGACTTCATGGAGTATTATGGCCGTCAAATGCTTAAAATTAACGGTGGTACGGAAATTAATAGCCGACCAATCGAATACAATCAATTTAATTACATTCCATTAGGTGTTGGTGTAGTTATTTCACCTTGGAACTTCCTGTTTGCTATCATGGCAGGTACTACTGTTGCAGCAATGGTTACTGGTAACACGGTATTACTTAAACCTGCAAGTGCAACACCTGTGATTGCATATAAATTGATGGAGGTACTAGAAGAAGCGGGAATGCCGGCTGGTGTAGTGAACTACATTCCAGGTTCTGGTAGTGAAGTTGGAGACTATTTGGTCGATCACCCTCGTACACGATTTGTTAGTTTCACAGGTTCAAGAGATGTTGGAACACGCATTTTCGAACGTGCAGCAAAAGTACAAAAGGGTCAAAACTGGCTTAAACGTACAATCATTGAAATGGGCGGTAAAGATACCATCGTGGTTGATAGTGAAGCAGACCTTGAACTAGCGGCAGAATCTATTGTTCAATCAGCATTCGGATTCTCTGGACAAAAATGTTCAGCATGTTCACGTGCAATCATCCACGAAGATGTGTACGATCAAGTGTCTGAACGTGTAGCACAACTTACAAAAGAATTAAGTGCTGGGGATCCATCTGACAACTCGCATTTCATGGGACCAGTAATTGATCAGGCAGCATACGATAAAATCACGAAATATATTGGAATTGGTAAAGAGGAAGGTAAACTTCTTGTTGGTGGTGATGGCGACGACAGTAAAGGCTGGTTTGTAAATCCAACAGTATTTGCTGATCTGGACCCTGAAGCACGAATCATGCAGGAAGAAATTTTTGGACCTGTTGTGGCCCTGGCGAAAGCTAAAGATTTCGATCAGGCTATTGAAATTGCAAATAATACGGATTATGGTTTAACCGGTGCTGTTATTACTAATAACCGTGCACACCAGGAACAAGCACGTGAGGACTTCCACGTTGGGAACTTGTATTTCAACCGTGGCTGTACTGCAGCAATCGTTGGCTATCAGCCATTTGGCGGATTTAAAATGTCAGGAACCGATTCAAAAGCCGGCGGACCAGATTACTTAATCCAACATATGCAAGGTAAAACAACGTCTGAAATGTTTTAA
- the gatA gene encoding Asp-tRNA(Asn)/Glu-tRNA(Gln) amidotransferase subunit GatA gives MSLFDYTISELEQKLHNKEITVTDLVNESYQQIEAVDKEVQAFLTLDKEKALEKAKQLDAENSDAAALLFGMPAGIKDNIVTKNLRTTCASQFLDNFTDPLYDATVVKSLDEAKAVNIGKLNMDEFAMGSSNENSSYAATRNPWNTDYVPGGSSGGSAAAVAAGEVLFSLGSDTGGSIRQPAAFCGVVGLKPTYGRVSRFGLVAFASSLDQIGPLTRTVEDSARVLEVIAGRDAMDSTSADIEVPRFTDALTGDVKGLKIAVPKEYLGEGVSKEVKDTIMEALKVYESLGAEWEEVSLPHTKYAVAAYYLLASSEASANLARFDGVRYGVRSEKATNMLDMFKMSRSEGFGDEVKRRIMLGTYALSSGYYDAFYKKAQKVRKLINNDFERVFEQYDVVIGPTTPTPAFKVGEKTDDPLTMYTNDILTIPVNLAGIPGISVPCGFSENGLPIGLQIIGKHFDEEMIFRAAHAYEQATDHHTKRPQLGGAN, from the coding sequence ATGTCATTATTTGATTACACAATAAGTGAGCTTGAGCAGAAACTACATAATAAGGAAATAACGGTTACTGATCTTGTCAACGAATCCTATCAACAAATAGAGGCAGTGGATAAGGAAGTACAGGCTTTTTTAACCTTGGATAAGGAAAAAGCACTGGAGAAGGCAAAACAATTGGATGCTGAAAATTCAGATGCCGCGGCATTATTGTTCGGAATGCCTGCTGGGATTAAGGACAATATCGTTACCAAAAATCTACGTACAACATGTGCCAGTCAATTTTTGGACAACTTTACTGACCCTTTATACGATGCAACCGTTGTGAAAAGCCTAGACGAAGCAAAAGCTGTCAACATTGGAAAATTAAATATGGATGAATTTGCGATGGGTTCATCGAATGAAAATTCAAGCTATGCCGCAACCAGAAATCCATGGAACACGGATTATGTTCCGGGGGGGTCAAGCGGCGGTTCCGCAGCTGCAGTAGCGGCTGGAGAAGTCCTATTTTCACTTGGTTCTGATACCGGTGGATCAATTCGCCAACCGGCAGCATTCTGTGGTGTTGTCGGATTGAAACCTACGTATGGCCGTGTTTCCAGATTCGGTCTTGTGGCTTTCGCATCATCACTTGACCAAATTGGACCATTAACCAGAACTGTTGAGGATAGTGCTCGTGTATTGGAAGTAATTGCTGGACGCGATGCAATGGATTCCACTAGTGCTGATATTGAGGTCCCTAGATTTACTGATGCTTTAACAGGCGATGTAAAGGGTCTTAAAATTGCTGTACCGAAAGAATACTTAGGAGAAGGTGTGTCAAAGGAAGTTAAAGATACCATTATGGAGGCATTAAAGGTGTATGAATCACTTGGTGCAGAATGGGAAGAAGTTTCTTTACCACATACAAAATATGCAGTTGCAGCGTACTACCTGCTAGCTTCATCAGAGGCATCTGCCAACCTGGCAAGGTTTGATGGTGTTCGTTATGGTGTTCGTTCCGAGAAGGCAACAAATATGTTGGACATGTTCAAGATGTCCCGCAGCGAAGGATTTGGTGATGAGGTAAAACGTCGTATTATGCTCGGAACCTATGCATTATCCTCAGGTTATTATGATGCATTTTATAAAAAGGCACAAAAGGTACGAAAGCTAATTAATAATGACTTTGAGCGTGTATTTGAACAATACGATGTCGTTATTGGGCCAACAACACCGACACCAGCATTTAAAGTTGGTGAGAAAACGGATGATCCATTGACCATGTATACCAATGATATTTTAACAATTCCAGTTAACCTTGCTGGTATTCCTGGTATTTCCGTTCCATGTGGATTTTCAGAAAATGGTCTGCCAATCGGACTGCAAATTATTGGAAAACATTTTGATGAAGAAATGATTTTCCGCGCAGCACACGCATATGAACAAGCTACTGACCATCATACTAAACGACCTCAACTTGGAGGTGCTAACTAA